The proteins below are encoded in one region of Spirochaetota bacterium:
- the hflX gene encoding GTPase HflX encodes MDASVNRIPSSVDEKAFLIGIVTDGQDIKAVEDSLAELDLLVSTAGAVIIESTIIKRKKIDPAHIIGKGYLDKLKDIVIREGIRLIVFDLNKIRPAQVRNLEELLKCRIIGRTEVILDIFAQRARSAEAKIQVELAQLKYILPRIKGLGGALSRLGGGIGTRGPGEKMIETDRRHILRRISKLDRELRKIAEHRSLIRKSRSSEILGAVVGYTNAGKSTLINVLAKDDLFVENRLFATLDAFTRTVFLDHGKKILLTDTIGFIRNLPANLIESFKSTLEEIQNADFLIHLIDITSRDIENNIKTVENELLALECLNKPNIMFFNKIDSLQNCGVREFIMNRYPYPIIGSAIKRIGIDELRERFIFIYDSIHKSAHRAGRF; translated from the coding sequence ATGGATGCATCGGTAAATAGAATTCCGTCATCTGTTGACGAAAAGGCCTTTCTAATAGGCATAGTGACAGATGGTCAGGATATTAAGGCTGTTGAGGATTCCCTTGCAGAACTTGATCTCCTAGTGTCTACTGCTGGAGCGGTTATTATTGAATCAACAATTATTAAGAGGAAGAAAATTGATCCTGCCCATATCATTGGCAAGGGGTATCTTGACAAGCTTAAGGATATTGTAATCAGGGAGGGAATACGCCTGATTGTATTCGATTTGAATAAAATAAGGCCTGCTCAGGTTAGAAATCTTGAGGAATTGCTGAAATGCAGGATTATAGGAAGGACTGAGGTGATATTGGATATATTTGCTCAGAGGGCGAGAAGCGCTGAGGCAAAAATACAGGTTGAATTGGCACAGTTGAAGTATATTCTACCAAGAATAAAGGGACTTGGCGGCGCCTTGTCCAGACTGGGTGGAGGAATCGGAACTAGAGGCCCTGGCGAAAAGATGATTGAAACTGATAGAAGGCATATACTGAGAAGAATATCAAAGTTGGATAGGGAATTAAGAAAGATAGCTGAACATAGAAGCCTTATCCGAAAATCAAGATCCAGTGAAATATTGGGGGCAGTAGTTGGATATACCAATGCAGGCAAATCCACTTTGATAAATGTACTTGCCAAGGATGATCTATTTGTTGAAAATAGGCTCTTTGCAACATTGGACGCCTTCACAAGAACGGTATTCCTTGATCATGGGAAAAAGATATTGCTCACAGATACTATTGGATTTATTCGAAATTTGCCAGCTAACCTGATAGAGTCATTCAAATCAACATTGGAAGAGATTCAAAATGCGGATTTCTTGATTCACCTGATCGATATAACTTCAAGAGACATAGAAAATAATATTAAAACTGTTGAGAACGAATTGTTGGCACTTGAATGCCTGAACAAGCCTAATATTATGTTTTTTAATAAGATAGATTCTCTACAAAATTGCGGTGTAAGGGAATTCATCATGAATAGGTACCCCTATCCCATAATTGGCTCCGCTATAAAAAGAATAGGAATTGATGAACTGAGAGAGCGATTTATTTTTATATATGATAGTATACACAAGAGCGCTCATAGAGCCGGTCGCTTTTAA
- a CDS encoding DUF192 domain-containing protein: MKFLVYPHCIPERPRLSLKSFIKIVYLTFFVLFLSNSTIAQQNRFCNISIINNNNEPVFLRVEIADSFESRKRGLMFRKMLKKNSGMLFVFRKEEKRNFWMKDTFIPLDIAFINRYGVINEIYYMKPLDTSIIYPSLLPAQYVLEVNKGWFSENKITVGCKLILNGCIGK; this comes from the coding sequence ATGAAATTTTTAGTATATCCTCACTGCATTCCAGAGAGACCTCGATTATCGTTAAAATCCTTCATTAAAATAGTTTATTTGACGTTTTTTGTGCTTTTTTTATCTAATAGCACAATCGCTCAGCAAAATAGGTTTTGTAATATCTCAATAATCAATAATAATAACGAGCCTGTATTTTTAAGGGTTGAGATTGCTGATTCATTTGAAAGCAGAAAAAGGGGTTTAATGTTTCGCAAAATGCTCAAAAAGAATAGCGGCATGTTGTTTGTTTTCAGAAAAGAAGAAAAACGCAACTTTTGGATGAAGGATACATTTATACCACTTGATATAGCATTTATAAACCGTTATGGTGTTATAAATGAGATATACTATATGAAACCATTGGATACTTCGATCATTTATCCCTCCCTTTTGCCCGCGCAATATGTCTTGGAGGTAAATAAGGGCTGGTTTAGTGAGAATAAAATTACTGTAGGTTGTAAGTTGATATTGAATGGATGCATCGGTAAATAG